The following proteins are co-located in the Billgrantia tianxiuensis genome:
- the catC gene encoding muconolactone Delta-isomerase: MLFQVEMTVKLPPSMPAEEAAAIKAREKEYAQELQRQGKWRHLWRVAGSYANVSIFDVRDNAELQELVAGLPLFPWMEIGVKPLCRHPSSIRDDDS, from the coding sequence ATGCTTTTCCAAGTGGAAATGACCGTCAAGCTGCCGCCGTCGATGCCGGCCGAAGAGGCCGCCGCGATCAAGGCGCGCGAGAAGGAGTACGCCCAGGAGCTTCAGCGCCAGGGCAAGTGGCGACACCTGTGGCGGGTCGCCGGCAGCTACGCCAACGTCAGCATCTTCGACGTGCGCGACAACGCCGAGTTGCAGGAGCTCGTCGCGGGCCTGCCGCTCTTCCCGTGGATGGAGATCGGCGTCAAGCCGCTGTGCCGCCACCCGTCCTCCATTCGCGACGACGACAGCTGA
- the benB gene encoding benzoate 1,2-dioxygenase small subunit: MTYLDIQAFVYREARLLDDRQWDEWLTCYHKDAVFWMPAWDDDDRLTEDPQSEISLIYYPNREGLEDRVYRIKTERSGATSIPEPRTTHQVSNLEVLSQEGDTVELRFNWHTLSHRYQQTNAYFGTSFYTLDVSGDAPLITYKKVVLNNDYIHQVIDVYHV; this comes from the coding sequence ATGACTTATCTCGATATTCAGGCCTTTGTCTATCGCGAGGCCCGGCTACTCGACGACCGCCAGTGGGACGAGTGGCTGACCTGCTACCACAAGGACGCGGTCTTCTGGATGCCGGCCTGGGACGACGACGACCGGCTGACCGAGGACCCGCAGAGCGAGATATCGCTGATCTACTACCCCAACCGCGAGGGGCTGGAGGACCGCGTCTACCGCATCAAGACCGAGCGCTCCGGGGCGACCAGCATCCCCGAGCCGCGCACCACCCACCAGGTCTCCAACCTGGAGGTGCTCTCGCAGGAGGGCGACACGGTCGAGCTGCGCTTCAACTGGCACACCCTGAGCCACCGCTACCAGCAGACCAACGCCTACTTCGGCACGTCGTTCTACACCCTGGACGTGTCCGGCGACGCGCCGCTGATCACCTACAAGAAGGTGGTGCTGAACAACGACTACATCCACCAGGTCATCGACGTGTACCACGTCTGA
- a CDS encoding tripartite tricarboxylate transporter TctB family protein, which translates to MSTSFTKRVRAIRDPGDVLSGSVLLVASAVLLFYLVPNYINEPPILQNPMMSPRWLPRIVGGLMLVFSLLLIVQGLLVNNTEADDGRRIEKGPRLRFALMVAALIVYVALFEPLGAVISGILATLILFAAHPVKTWWVYGLAFVFPAAVTFLFVKVMNVPLPLMPF; encoded by the coding sequence ATGTCGACCTCGTTTACCAAGCGTGTCAGGGCGATCCGCGATCCCGGCGACGTGTTGTCGGGATCTGTGCTGCTGGTCGCTTCCGCCGTACTGCTGTTCTACCTGGTGCCCAACTACATCAATGAGCCGCCCATCCTGCAGAACCCGATGATGTCGCCACGCTGGCTGCCACGCATCGTGGGCGGTCTGATGCTCGTTTTCTCCTTGCTGCTCATCGTCCAGGGCCTGCTGGTGAATAATACCGAGGCGGATGACGGGCGGCGTATAGAGAAGGGCCCGCGGCTACGCTTTGCCCTGATGGTGGCCGCCCTGATCGTATATGTGGCGCTGTTCGAGCCCCTGGGCGCGGTAATCTCCGGCATCCTGGCCACCCTGATCCTGTTCGCCGCCCATCCGGTCAAGACCTGGTGGGTCTATGGCCTGGCGTTCGTGTTTCCCGCCGCCGTCACTTTCCTTTTCGTGAAGGTCATGAACGTGCCGCTGCCGCTGATGCCGTTCTGA
- the pobA gene encoding 4-hydroxybenzoate 3-monooxygenase: MKTQVAIIGAGPSGLLLGQLLSRQGIDNVILERKSGEYVLSRIRAGVLEQGMVDLLREAGVDARMNEEGLPHDGVELAFDNRRVRVDLAGLTGGKTVMVYGQTEVTRDLMEAREAIGGTTIYEADNVQPHDLETDAPYLTFEKDGETVRLDCDYVAGCDGFHGVSRQSIPKDRIREFEKIYPFGWLGLLADTPPVSDELIYARHERGFALCSMRSPTRSRYYVQVPLDEKVEEWSDERFWDELKRRLPEDVAAKLVTGPALEKSIAPLRSFVVEPMQYGKLFLVGDAAHIVPPTGAKGLNLAASDVNTLYRLLVKVYHKGRTDLIPNYSRTCLKRIWKAERFSWWMTSLLHKFSDEEGFETRMQQAELDYLTSSEAGLKTIAENYVGLPYESLE, encoded by the coding sequence ATGAAAACCCAGGTCGCCATCATCGGTGCCGGACCCTCCGGGCTGCTGCTCGGCCAGTTGCTGAGCCGCCAAGGCATCGACAACGTGATTCTCGAGCGCAAGAGCGGTGAGTACGTGCTTAGCCGTATTCGCGCCGGCGTGCTGGAGCAGGGCATGGTCGACCTGCTGCGCGAAGCGGGCGTCGATGCCCGCATGAACGAGGAGGGCCTGCCCCACGACGGCGTCGAGCTGGCCTTCGACAACCGCCGCGTGCGGGTCGACCTGGCCGGATTGACCGGCGGCAAGACGGTGATGGTCTATGGCCAGACCGAGGTCACCCGCGACCTGATGGAAGCCCGCGAGGCGATCGGCGGCACGACGATCTACGAAGCCGACAACGTGCAGCCGCACGATCTCGAAACCGACGCTCCCTACCTCACCTTCGAGAAGGACGGCGAAACCGTGCGCCTCGACTGCGACTACGTGGCCGGCTGCGACGGCTTCCACGGCGTGTCGCGCCAGTCGATCCCCAAGGACCGCATCAGGGAGTTCGAGAAGATCTACCCGTTCGGCTGGCTGGGCCTGCTGGCCGATACGCCGCCGGTCTCCGACGAGCTGATCTACGCCCGCCACGAGCGCGGCTTTGCCCTATGCAGCATGCGCTCGCCGACCCGCAGCCGCTACTACGTGCAGGTGCCGCTCGACGAGAAGGTCGAGGAGTGGTCGGACGAGCGCTTCTGGGACGAGCTCAAGCGCCGCCTGCCCGAGGACGTGGCAGCCAAGCTGGTCACCGGCCCTGCGCTGGAGAAGAGCATCGCGCCGCTGCGCAGCTTTGTGGTCGAGCCGATGCAGTACGGCAAGCTGTTCCTGGTAGGTGATGCCGCCCACATCGTGCCACCCACCGGGGCCAAGGGGCTGAACCTTGCCGCCAGCGACGTCAATACGCTCTACCGGCTGCTGGTGAAGGTCTACCACAAGGGCCGCACCGACCTGATCCCCAACTATTCGCGGACTTGCCTGAAGCGTATCTGGAAGGCCGAGCGCTTCTCCTGGTGGATGACCTCGCTGCTGCACAAGTTCTCCGACGAGGAGGGCTTCGAGACCCGCATGCAGCAGGCCGAGCTCGACTACCTCACCTCATCGGAGGCCGGCCTCAAGACCATCGCCGAGAATTACGTCGGCCTGCCCTACGAGTCGCTCGAATAG
- the benC gene encoding benzoate 1,2-dioxygenase electron transfer component BenC, which yields MSYTIALNFEDGVTRFISCKEGETVLDAAYRHKVNLPMDCSDGVCGTCKGTCEQGAFDLGDEYIDEALSDEEAAEGKVLTCQMVPSSDCVVQVPVASTLCKTGVGEFPGRVAEVERLSEDSFELVVDLDEGEGLTFLPGQYVNIQVPGSDETRSYSFSSLPGERRASFLIRNVPNGLMSGYLTGAAKPEDDLTLTGPMGSFYLREVERPVLMLAGGTGLAPFLSMLRQLQARGCDQPVRLLYGVNVDDHLVKLDELDAFVEALPDFAYTTVVADAASEHPRKGYVTHHMAPELLHDGEVDVYLCGPPPMVDAVLAHFREQGISPASFHYEKFAPSLAPEEAKKEAVA from the coding sequence ATGAGCTACACCATAGCCCTCAACTTCGAAGACGGCGTGACCCGCTTCATCAGCTGCAAGGAAGGCGAGACGGTGCTCGACGCCGCCTATCGCCACAAGGTCAATCTGCCGATGGACTGCTCCGACGGTGTCTGCGGCACCTGCAAGGGCACCTGTGAGCAGGGTGCGTTCGACCTGGGCGACGAGTACATCGACGAGGCGCTCTCCGACGAGGAGGCCGCCGAAGGCAAGGTGCTGACCTGCCAGATGGTGCCGTCGTCGGACTGCGTGGTGCAGGTGCCGGTGGCCTCGACCCTGTGCAAGACCGGCGTCGGCGAGTTCCCCGGCCGGGTCGCCGAAGTCGAGCGCCTCTCCGAGGACAGCTTCGAGCTCGTTGTCGATCTCGACGAAGGCGAGGGGCTCACTTTCCTGCCGGGGCAGTACGTCAACATCCAGGTGCCGGGCAGCGACGAGACCCGCTCTTACTCGTTCAGCTCGCTGCCCGGCGAGCGGCGTGCCAGCTTCCTCATCCGCAACGTGCCGAATGGCCTGATGAGCGGCTACCTGACCGGGGCGGCCAAGCCCGAGGACGACCTGACCCTGACCGGGCCGATGGGCAGCTTCTATCTGCGCGAGGTCGAGCGCCCCGTGCTGATGCTGGCCGGCGGCACCGGGCTGGCGCCGTTTCTCTCCATGCTGCGCCAGCTGCAGGCACGCGGCTGCGACCAGCCGGTGCGGCTGCTGTACGGGGTGAACGTCGACGACCATCTGGTCAAGCTCGACGAACTCGACGCCTTCGTCGAGGCGTTGCCCGACTTCGCCTACACCACGGTGGTGGCCGATGCGGCCAGCGAGCACCCGCGCAAGGGTTACGTGACCCACCACATGGCCCCCGAGCTGCTGCACGACGGCGAGGTCGACGTCTACCTGTGCGGGCCGCCGCCGATGGTCGATGCGGTGCTCGCCCACTTCCGCGAGCAGGGCATCTCGCCGGCCAGCTTCCACTACGAGAAGTTCGCCCCGAGCCTGGCGCCGGAAGAGGCGAAGAAGGAGGCGGTGGCATGA
- a CDS encoding SDR family NAD(P)-dependent oxidoreductase produces the protein MSEPCAIVTGGARNIGQAIALRLQQDGYRTIVLDIVEPEAESLKADARRVDLAEIEATRAVLAEIVESHSVDCLVNNVGIVAPALLDDTRVEDFDRLMHLNVRSALVCTQALLPGMRERRHGRIVINASRVVLGKEARSLYSATKGALQSMARTWALELAGDGITVNCVAPGPIATSAFWENNPPDSERARRIIDNIPARRMGQPEDVAQAVSFFCDERSGFVTGQTLFVCGGVSVG, from the coding sequence ATGAGTGAACCCTGCGCAATCGTCACCGGCGGCGCCCGCAATATTGGTCAAGCGATCGCCCTGCGCCTGCAACAGGACGGCTATCGAACCATCGTGCTGGACATCGTCGAGCCGGAGGCGGAATCGCTCAAGGCCGACGCCCGCCGGGTCGACCTCGCCGAGATTGAAGCGACTCGGGCGGTACTCGCGGAGATCGTCGAGAGCCACAGCGTGGATTGCCTGGTCAATAACGTGGGAATCGTCGCACCAGCGCTGCTCGACGACACGCGGGTGGAGGACTTCGACCGCCTGATGCACCTCAACGTGCGCTCGGCCCTGGTCTGCACCCAGGCGCTGCTGCCGGGCATGCGCGAACGGCGCCACGGCCGTATCGTGATCAACGCCAGCCGCGTGGTGCTGGGCAAGGAGGCGCGCAGCCTCTACAGCGCGACCAAGGGCGCGCTGCAGTCCATGGCCCGCACCTGGGCGCTGGAGCTGGCCGGCGACGGCATCACCGTCAACTGCGTCGCCCCCGGCCCCATCGCCACCAGCGCCTTCTGGGAGAACAACCCGCCGGACTCCGAGCGCGCGCGGCGCATCATCGACAACATCCCCGCGCGGCGCATGGGCCAGCCCGAGGACGTGGCCCAGGCGGTGAGCTTCTTCTGCGACGAGCGCAGCGGCTTCGTTACCGGCCAGACCCTGTTCGTCTGCGGTGGCGTCAGCGTCGGCTGA
- the benD gene encoding benzoate diol dehydrogenase BenD, translated as MSVRFQDQTMVITGAAQGIGRRVAERAGAEGARLALVDRSDLIHEVVAGLCEQGVEAIALQADLETWQGAEEVMRRTVEHYGRLDILINNVGGAINFKPFTEFTESQISAEITRSLMPTLWCCRAALPPMVEQGGGVIVNVSSAATRGIHRIPYSAAKGGVNALTASLAFEYAEHGIRVVATAPGGTEAPPRRISRGTPEPRNEQEQAWFQAHIDQTKNSCLMGRYGTLDEMAAPILFLASRDASYITGSVVPVAGGDSG; from the coding sequence ATGAGCGTCCGATTCCAGGACCAGACGATGGTGATCACCGGCGCCGCCCAGGGCATCGGCCGGCGCGTCGCCGAGCGCGCCGGGGCCGAGGGCGCCCGGCTGGCGCTGGTGGATCGTTCCGACCTTATCCATGAAGTGGTGGCGGGACTGTGCGAGCAGGGCGTCGAGGCCATTGCGCTGCAGGCCGACCTGGAGACCTGGCAGGGTGCCGAGGAAGTGATGCGTAGGACCGTCGAGCACTACGGACGTCTCGACATCCTGATCAACAACGTGGGGGGAGCGATCAACTTCAAACCCTTCACCGAGTTCACCGAAAGCCAGATCTCGGCCGAGATTACCCGTTCGCTGATGCCCACCCTGTGGTGCTGTCGTGCGGCGCTGCCCCCCATGGTGGAGCAGGGTGGCGGCGTCATCGTCAACGTGTCGTCAGCGGCGACTCGCGGTATCCACCGGATTCCTTACTCGGCGGCCAAGGGTGGCGTCAACGCCTTGACCGCTTCCCTGGCCTTCGAATATGCCGAGCATGGCATTCGCGTGGTGGCCACCGCCCCCGGCGGGACCGAGGCGCCACCCCGGCGGATCTCGCGCGGTACTCCCGAGCCACGCAACGAGCAGGAGCAAGCCTGGTTCCAGGCCCACATCGACCAGACCAAGAACAGCTGTCTGATGGGGCGCTACGGCACCCTGGACGAGATGGCGGCCCCGATCCTGTTCCTGGCCTCCCGCGACGCCAGCTACATCACCGGCAGCGTGGTGCCTGTGGCGGGAGGTGACAGCGGCTGA
- a CDS encoding muconate cycloisomerase family protein, whose translation MSSVIESIETLLVDLPTIRPHKLSMTTMACQTLVIVRLRDSDGIEGLGEGTTIGGLAYGPESPESIKRNIDAYLAPLLIGQPAGAVAALRARLDRHARGNAIAKSALETALLDAQGKRLGLPMAELLGGARHDHLPVLWTLASGDTARDIDEAFQRLEQRRHCDFKLKIGANAVDDDVRHVAAIKEALGERASVRVDVNQAWDESTAVRGIAALQAAGIDLIEQPIPAREHAGLVRLANRFEVPMLADEAVADARDGFALAAAGFNGAYALKIAKAGGPRGALALAQVAQAAGIGLYGGTLLEGTIGTAASLHAWATLPELAWGSEMFGPLLLRDDIVAEPLAYGEFGVELPKGPGLGIALDEDKLAHYVRR comes from the coding sequence ATGTCATCTGTCATCGAGTCCATCGAAACGCTGCTGGTCGACCTGCCGACCATCCGCCCCCACAAGCTCTCCATGACCACCATGGCCTGCCAGACGCTGGTCATCGTGCGCCTTCGCGACAGCGACGGCATCGAGGGGCTGGGCGAAGGCACCACCATCGGCGGGCTCGCCTACGGCCCCGAGAGTCCCGAGAGCATCAAGCGCAACATCGACGCCTACCTGGCTCCGCTGCTGATCGGCCAGCCGGCGGGCGCCGTCGCCGCGCTGCGGGCCCGGCTCGACCGCCATGCCCGCGGCAACGCCATCGCCAAGTCGGCGTTGGAGACCGCGCTGCTCGACGCCCAGGGCAAGCGTCTGGGCCTGCCCATGGCCGAGCTGCTCGGCGGCGCGCGCCACGACCACCTGCCGGTGTTGTGGACCCTCGCCAGCGGCGATACCGCCCGCGACATCGACGAGGCCTTCCAGCGCCTGGAGCAGCGTCGCCATTGCGACTTCAAGCTCAAGATCGGGGCCAACGCCGTGGACGACGACGTGCGCCACGTGGCCGCGATCAAGGAGGCGCTGGGCGAGCGGGCAAGCGTCAGGGTCGACGTCAACCAGGCCTGGGACGAGAGCACCGCCGTGCGCGGCATCGCCGCGCTGCAGGCCGCCGGCATCGACCTGATCGAGCAGCCGATTCCCGCCCGCGAGCATGCCGGCCTGGTGCGCCTGGCCAACCGCTTCGAGGTGCCGATGCTGGCCGACGAGGCGGTGGCCGACGCCCGCGACGGCTTCGCCCTGGCCGCGGCTGGCTTCAATGGCGCCTATGCGCTGAAGATCGCCAAGGCCGGCGGCCCGCGCGGCGCCCTGGCGCTGGCCCAGGTCGCCCAGGCGGCCGGCATCGGCCTCTACGGCGGCACTCTGCTCGAGGGCACCATCGGCACCGCCGCCTCGCTGCACGCCTGGGCGACGCTGCCCGAGCTGGCCTGGGGCAGCGAGATGTTCGGTCCGCTGCTGCTCAGGGACGACATCGTCGCCGAGCCGCTCGCCTACGGCGAGTTCGGCGTGGAGCTGCCGAAAGGGCCGGGGCTGGGCATCGCCCTGGATGAGGACAAATTGGCGCATTACGTCCGCCGTTGA
- a CDS encoding Bug family tripartite tricarboxylate transporter substrate binding protein encodes MTNFLKTACLAACSGSLALAVSVSTVHANEWPTDDVRLVVPYAPGGTTDVLSRRVADLLQDELGASVVVENRPGAGSTVATGRLARGGREAGHTILMASPGHTIGAAIYPDLTYDPVEDFVFLQNLIDIPNVMVVPADSPYDSVTEFVEAAREQNMTFSHSGVGSSIHMSGELFKTLTETNMTAVPFAGSGAALPALLGGDVDVSFENMPTVLSHIRSGDLKALAVTSAERSEHLPDVPTLAEVGEYNLDQFVTTAWFGLIAHESFSPEAQDAMREALDAVMQREEFVNFADQLGAEPGQVAGEEFKQFIAQEVERWQEVAEQAGISQ; translated from the coding sequence ATGACGAACTTCCTGAAAACAGCCTGTCTGGCAGCGTGCAGTGGTAGTCTGGCGTTGGCGGTCTCCGTCTCGACAGTCCATGCCAATGAATGGCCGACTGACGATGTGCGCCTCGTCGTTCCCTATGCGCCGGGTGGAACCACCGACGTTCTCTCGCGCCGTGTCGCCGACCTGCTGCAGGACGAGTTGGGCGCCAGCGTGGTGGTCGAGAACCGTCCTGGCGCGGGTTCCACCGTGGCCACCGGTCGCCTGGCACGTGGCGGTCGCGAGGCTGGCCATACCATCCTGATGGCATCGCCTGGCCACACCATCGGGGCGGCGATCTATCCCGACCTGACCTACGACCCGGTCGAGGACTTCGTCTTCCTGCAGAACCTTATCGACATTCCCAACGTGATGGTGGTGCCGGCCGACAGCCCCTATGACAGCGTCACCGAGTTCGTCGAGGCGGCGCGTGAGCAGAACATGACCTTCAGCCACAGCGGCGTGGGCAGCTCCATCCATATGTCGGGCGAGCTGTTCAAGACGCTGACCGAAACCAACATGACCGCGGTGCCGTTCGCCGGCAGCGGTGCGGCACTACCGGCGCTGCTGGGCGGTGACGTCGATGTCTCCTTCGAGAACATGCCGACCGTGCTGTCGCATATTCGCTCCGGCGACCTGAAGGCGCTGGCGGTGACCTCTGCCGAGCGCTCCGAGCACCTGCCGGACGTGCCCACTCTGGCCGAGGTAGGCGAGTACAACCTCGATCAGTTCGTGACCACCGCCTGGTTCGGCCTGATCGCCCACGAGTCCTTCTCGCCAGAGGCGCAGGACGCCATGCGCGAGGCGCTCGACGCCGTAATGCAGCGCGAGGAGTTCGTCAACTTCGCGGACCAGTTGGGCGCCGAGCCGGGCCAGGTGGCCGGTGAGGAGTTCAAGCAGTTCATCGCCCAGGAGGTCGAGCGCTGGCAGGAAGTGGCCGAGCAGGCCGGCATCAGCCAGTAA
- a CDS encoding class I SAM-dependent methyltransferase — translation MRGIVYDTFILRLTARWYAEVLERLPAGAALLDVGIGTAGALLANAEAAKRKELRIVGIDIDADYVARARKRLHDSALAEHAEVRLESVYDHCGGPYDAIYFSASFMLLPEPERALRHSAGLLAPGGQLYFTQTIQLRPSPTMERLKPLLKRLTSIDFGRVTYEEAFKAQLDAADLALDEFRVLSRHGNRASCLAVARPRA, via the coding sequence ATGAGAGGCATCGTCTACGACACCTTCATCCTCAGGCTCACCGCCCGCTGGTACGCCGAAGTGCTCGAGCGGCTGCCCGCGGGGGCGGCGCTGCTCGACGTCGGCATCGGCACCGCCGGCGCACTGTTGGCCAATGCCGAGGCGGCGAAACGCAAGGAGCTGCGCATCGTCGGGATCGACATTGACGCCGACTACGTCGCGCGCGCCCGCAAGCGGCTGCACGACTCTGCACTGGCAGAACACGCCGAGGTGCGGCTCGAATCGGTCTACGATCACTGCGGCGGGCCCTATGACGCCATCTACTTCTCCGCCAGCTTCATGCTGCTGCCGGAGCCCGAGCGGGCCTTGCGCCACAGTGCCGGGCTGCTGGCGCCGGGCGGGCAGCTCTATTTCACCCAGACAATCCAACTGCGCCCTTCGCCCACGATGGAGCGCCTCAAGCCCCTGCTCAAGCGGCTCACCAGCATCGACTTCGGCCGCGTGACCTACGAGGAGGCGTTCAAGGCGCAGCTCGACGCCGCCGACCTGGCGCTGGATGAGTTCCGGGTGCTATCGCGCCACGGCAATCGGGCGTCGTGCCTGGCCGTGGCGCGACCGCGCGCCTGA
- a CDS encoding Rieske 2Fe-2S domain-containing protein yields MTAQLDRLEKRVRGAVVDDPENGIFRCHRSMFTDPAFFELEMKHIFEGNWLFLAHESQIAEPGDYMTVTMGRQPVIITRDKQGELHALINACAHRGATLCRKKRGNKGTFTCPFHGWSFKNDGKLLKAKNEKTGAYPESFKQEGSHDLKRVARFESYRGFLFGSLSADVAPLTEYLGETTKIIDNIVDQAPEGIEILRGTSSYTFNGNWKLGAENGADGYHVSTVHWNYASTMERRNYDAGGTKAVDANGWSKSMGGFYSYENGHMMLWTRLLNPEVRPVYAQRERIEQELGEARADSIVNQTRNLCLYPNVYLMDQFSTQIRVIRPIAVDKSEVTIYCFAPKGESAENRALRIRQYEDFFNVSGMGTPDDLEEFRACQNGYAGLDAEWNDLSRGARQWIEGADDNARAIDMKPLLSGASPEDEGLYVMHHKHWVEEMLRAIEKERSQFIATASA; encoded by the coding sequence ATGACCGCACAGCTTGATCGTCTCGAGAAACGCGTCCGCGGCGCCGTCGTCGACGACCCCGAGAACGGCATCTTCCGCTGCCACCGCAGCATGTTCACCGACCCGGCCTTCTTCGAGCTGGAGATGAAGCACATCTTCGAAGGCAACTGGCTGTTCCTGGCCCACGAGAGCCAGATCGCCGAGCCGGGTGACTACATGACCGTCACCATGGGCCGCCAGCCGGTGATCATCACCCGCGACAAGCAGGGCGAGCTGCACGCGCTGATCAACGCCTGCGCCCACCGCGGCGCGACCCTGTGCCGCAAGAAGCGCGGCAACAAGGGCACCTTCACCTGCCCGTTCCACGGCTGGTCCTTCAAGAACGACGGCAAGCTGCTCAAGGCCAAGAACGAGAAGACCGGCGCCTACCCCGAGAGCTTCAAGCAGGAGGGCTCCCATGACCTCAAGCGCGTGGCGCGCTTCGAGAGCTATCGCGGCTTCCTGTTCGGCAGCCTGAGCGCCGACGTCGCCCCGCTCACCGAGTACCTCGGCGAGACCACCAAGATCATCGACAACATCGTCGACCAGGCGCCGGAGGGCATCGAGATCCTGCGCGGCACCTCCTCCTACACCTTCAACGGCAACTGGAAGCTGGGCGCCGAGAACGGGGCCGATGGCTACCACGTCAGCACCGTGCACTGGAACTACGCCTCGACCATGGAGCGGCGCAACTACGATGCCGGCGGCACCAAGGCGGTGGACGCCAACGGCTGGTCGAAGAGCATGGGCGGCTTCTACTCCTATGAGAACGGCCACATGATGCTGTGGACGCGCCTGCTCAACCCCGAGGTGCGTCCGGTCTACGCCCAGCGCGAGCGCATCGAGCAGGAGCTCGGCGAGGCGCGCGCCGACTCCATCGTCAACCAGACGCGCAATCTCTGCCTCTACCCCAACGTCTACCTGATGGACCAGTTCTCCACCCAGATCCGCGTGATCCGGCCCATCGCCGTGGACAAGAGCGAGGTCACCATCTACTGCTTCGCGCCCAAGGGCGAATCGGCCGAGAACCGCGCCCTGCGCATCCGCCAGTACGAGGACTTCTTCAACGTCAGCGGCATGGGCACGCCGGACGACCTGGAGGAGTTCCGCGCCTGCCAGAACGGCTACGCCGGCCTCGACGCCGAGTGGAACGATCTCTCCCGCGGTGCCAGGCAGTGGATCGAGGGCGCCGACGACAACGCCCGCGCCATCGACATGAAGCCGCTGCTCAGCGGCGCCTCGCCCGAGGACGAGGGTCTCTACGTGATGCATCACAAGCACTGGGTCGAGGAGATGCTGCGCGCCATCGAGAAAGAGCGCAGCCAGTTCATTGCCACCGCGTCGGCCTGA
- a CDS encoding LysR family transcriptional regulator: MELRHLRYFCVVAEELNLTRAATRLHMAQPPLSRQIKQLEGEIGAELFERSARGLRLTPAGQLFHEHTLQIMEKLDTTIAATQRLARSKRVMFGIGFVPSVFYGQLPLLVRELRQKDNVELVLAELTTVQQVQALKSGRIDMGFGRMRIDDPDVEQENLFDEPLMAALPEGHPLADTVPTLAQLAEYPLVLFPAQPRPSLADMTLGLFRRRGLKVTVAQEANELQTALGLVASEIGITLVPEQVKRVRRDGIVYVYLADPGLTSPVICSRRKGEAPSPIMQEANAILEVLVENRRSGRYP, encoded by the coding sequence ATGGAGCTGCGACATCTGCGCTACTTCTGCGTCGTGGCGGAGGAGCTGAACCTGACCCGGGCGGCCACCAGGCTGCACATGGCACAGCCGCCATTGTCACGACAAATCAAACAGTTGGAGGGAGAGATCGGCGCCGAGTTGTTCGAGCGGAGTGCGCGCGGGCTGCGCCTGACGCCGGCGGGCCAGCTCTTCCATGAGCATACCCTGCAGATAATGGAGAAGCTCGACACCACCATCGCCGCGACCCAGCGCCTGGCCCGCAGCAAGCGCGTGATGTTCGGCATCGGCTTCGTTCCTTCGGTGTTCTACGGCCAGTTGCCGCTGCTGGTACGTGAATTACGACAAAAGGATAACGTCGAGCTGGTGCTGGCCGAGCTGACCACGGTGCAGCAGGTGCAGGCGCTCAAGAGCGGGCGCATCGACATGGGCTTCGGCCGCATGCGCATCGACGACCCCGACGTGGAACAGGAGAACCTGTTCGACGAGCCGCTGATGGCCGCCCTGCCCGAAGGCCATCCGCTGGCCGATACCGTGCCGACCCTGGCCCAGCTCGCCGAGTATCCCCTGGTGTTGTTCCCGGCCCAGCCGCGCCCCAGCCTGGCCGACATGACGCTGGGGCTGTTTCGCCGCCGTGGGCTCAAGGTCACCGTGGCGCAGGAGGCCAACGAGCTGCAGACCGCGCTCGGCCTGGTGGCCTCGGAGATCGGCATCACCCTGGTGCCGGAGCAGGTCAAGCGGGTCAGGCGCGACGGCATCGTCTACGTCTACCTCGCCGACCCGGGCCTGACCTCGCCGGTGATTTGCAGCCGGCGCAAGGGCGAGGCGCCCTCGCCGATCATGCAGGAGGCCAATGCCATTCTCGAGGTGTTGGTTGAAAACCGCCGCAGCGGCAGGTATCCCTGA